In Cololabis saira isolate AMF1-May2022 chromosome 4, fColSai1.1, whole genome shotgun sequence, one DNA window encodes the following:
- the gpr184 gene encoding G protein-coupled receptor 184 translates to MNATDPPCVKIEDSSISDFLMSVYILAFIFGLIFNVVTFCPILQQVRQQNVLGIFLLSLSVSDMLFIFTMPLWMNYYRQDHHWKLGVESCSVAGFFYYTNMYISIYLLCCISVDRCLVVSYPLHFKAHRSSSYAWIQCVVVYAVVTVLHVIVLYYDNLKDAHDDKNKSDRCYETYPMEWNVAVFNLVRVVIGFLVPLLVLAVSYWRVLAKVGKSPGLSARAKRKVRLLSFGVIGIFSVCFAPYHILLLIRSIVFFNNTNTDPGGSYCIFEQRMHFFFSCTLALSSLNCVVDPVLYVLVSNGMQERLRLCCRERVTIPTDDCALTGSNREKVNNNNLI, encoded by the coding sequence ATGAATGCGACTGATCCACCATGTGTCAAAATTGAAGATAGCAGCATCAGTGACTTCCTTATGTCTGTCTACATTCTGGCATTTATCTTTGGTTTGATTTTTAACGTGGTGACTTTTTGCCCCATTCTGCAACAAGTACGGCAGCAAAATGTTTTGGGGATTTTCCTGCTCAGCCTGTCTGTGTCTGACATGCTTTTCATTTTCACCATGCCCCTTTGGATGAACTATTACCGacaggaccaccactggaagtTGGGCGTTGAGTCCTGCAGTGTAGCTGGCTTCTTCTACTACACGAACATGTATATTAGCATCTACCTTCTCTGCTGTATCTCTGTGGACCGCTGCCTGGTTGTCAGTTACCCACTGCACTTCAAGGCCCACCGTTCATCTTCCTACGCCTGGATCCAGTGTGTTGTCGTTTACGCTGTAGTGACGGTGTTGCACGTCATTGTTCTGTACTATGACAATCTCAAAGACGCCCATGACGACAAGAACAAAAGCGACCGTTGTTACGAGACTTACCCCATGGAGTGGAACGTGGCCGTGTTCAACCTCGTCAGAGTGGTCATTGGCTTTCTGGTTCCCCTGCTGGTGTTGGCGGTGAGCTATTGGAGGGTGCTGGCCAAAGTGGGCAAAAGCCCTGGCCTCAGTGCCCGGGCTAAGAGGAAGGTCCGTTTGCTCTCCTTTGGGGTGATTGGTATCTTCTCAGTTTGCTTTGCTCCGTATCACATTCTGCTGCTCATACGATCAATAGTCTTCTTCAACAACACAAACACGGACCCAGGAGGAAGTTACTGTATATTTGAACAAAGAATGCACTTTTTCTTCTCATGCACGCTCGCACTGTCGAGTCTGAACTGTGTAGTAGACCCTGTGCTGTACGTGTTGGTCAGCAATGGGATGCAAGAGAGATTGCGACTGTGCTGCAGAGAGCGTGTGACGATACCAACAGATGACTGTGCTCTAACTGGTTCCAACAGAGAaaaagtaaataataataatctaatATGA